Proteins from a genomic interval of Lactococcus protaetiae:
- a CDS encoding class I SAM-dependent methyltransferase encodes MAHKHHDYESESEQFYDHIANNFDHTFDGFLARFFKKFIKKNLEFPEQSRILDVGCANGTLLGMLNEKHTILGNGLDISSEMVKVATKLHPEFTFKRGTAEEIPFESTSFDLLICSASFHHFPNPKRFLSEAKRLLTADGRLVIAEIHIPVVTKIYNWRLNRFSTEGDVKVYTPKELAKLFENNGWKINRKKIFFQIQYYELEKIH; translated from the coding sequence TTGGCACATAAACATCATGATTATGAAAGTGAATCCGAGCAATTTTATGATCATATTGCGAATAATTTTGACCACACTTTTGATGGTTTTTTAGCTCGTTTTTTTAAAAAATTTATCAAAAAGAATCTAGAATTTCCTGAGCAAAGTCGCATTTTAGATGTGGGTTGTGCGAATGGCACTCTTCTTGGTATGTTGAATGAAAAACACACTATTTTAGGAAATGGTTTAGATATCTCATCCGAAATGGTAAAAGTAGCGACAAAACTTCATCCAGAATTTACTTTTAAACGAGGAACTGCAGAGGAAATTCCATTTGAAAGTACATCGTTTGATTTACTCATTTGTTCGGCAAGTTTTCATCATTTTCCAAACCCTAAGCGCTTTTTGTCAGAAGCAAAACGTTTACTGACAGCTGACGGACGTCTCGTCATTGCAGAAATTCATATTCCTGTTGTCACTAAAATTTACAATTGGCGACTGAATCGTTTTTCCACTGAGGGAGATGTGAAAGTTTATACTCCAAAAGAATTAGCAAAACTTTTTGAGAATAACGGCTGGAAAATCAATAGGAAGAAAATTTTCTTCCAAATTCAATATTATGAATTAGAAAAAATTCACTGA
- a CDS encoding AI-2E family transporter: MEQEQHRNIKASWFFKWFINNKVVAGLSIFLLLLLNIFLLNKVGFLFRPIGDFITIISLPLVLAAVFYYLLNPIVDFFEKRKIPRLASIVVLFVIIIALIVWGLIVAIPNIIDGVEKFASSVPHYVNIAQDEVNNLLRNPRFKQFRPQADQFADSIGNQLIDWSKTFSATAVTSLTSIIGKTTSVLISLIIFPFVLFYLLRDGKNLNHFVTHLLPNNWRKDTSKVLHEINSQLSNYVRGQILVAIVVAIMFMIGLPIVGLRYAIPLAITAGFLNLVPFLGSFLAAIPMLIVGLAIGGPFMLVKVLIVIVIEQTIEGRFVSPLILGKQLAVHPITILFVLLTAGKIFGVWGVLLGIPFYAAIKVIVVHFYWWYREISVLYREEVGQEEFED, encoded by the coding sequence ATGGAACAAGAACAACATAGAAATATCAAAGCCTCTTGGTTTTTTAAGTGGTTTATCAATAATAAAGTTGTTGCAGGACTATCTATTTTTTTACTCCTGCTATTAAATATATTTTTGCTTAACAAAGTTGGATTCCTGTTTAGACCTATTGGAGATTTCATCACGATTATCTCACTTCCTTTAGTTCTCGCAGCAGTATTCTATTATCTTCTCAATCCTATTGTTGATTTTTTTGAAAAACGGAAAATTCCACGTTTAGCAAGTATTGTCGTGCTTTTTGTGATTATTATTGCGCTAATTGTCTGGGGATTAATTGTAGCAATCCCCAACATTATTGATGGCGTAGAAAAATTTGCTTCTTCGGTGCCTCACTATGTCAACATTGCGCAAGATGAAGTTAATAATTTACTTCGTAATCCACGATTCAAACAGTTCCGCCCACAAGCAGACCAGTTTGCAGATTCTATCGGTAATCAGCTTATTGACTGGTCTAAAACATTTTCTGCAACAGCTGTAACTTCGCTGACAAGTATCATTGGAAAAACGACAAGTGTTTTGATTTCTTTAATTATTTTCCCATTTGTTCTCTTTTATCTCCTTCGAGATGGGAAAAACTTAAATCACTTTGTCACTCACCTTCTACCTAATAATTGGCGTAAAGATACTTCAAAAGTATTACACGAAATCAATAGTCAATTGTCAAATTATGTCCGCGGACAAATTTTGGTTGCGATTGTTGTAGCGATTATGTTTATGATTGGTCTACCTATCGTAGGTTTGCGCTATGCTATTCCACTTGCTATCACTGCAGGTTTCCTAAATCTAGTTCCGTTTTTAGGGTCATTTCTTGCAGCAATTCCAATGCTCATTGTTGGTTTAGCCATTGGTGGACCTTTCATGTTAGTGAAAGTATTGATTGTTATCGTTATTGAGCAAACAATTGAAGGACGTTTTGTTTCACCACTTATTCTTGGAAAACAACTAGCTGTCCACCCTATTACGATTTTATTTGTCTTGCTTACAGCAGGGAAAATTTTCGGGGTTTGGGGTGTTTTACTCGGAATCCCATTTTACGCAGCAATAAAAGTTATTGTCGTTCATTTTTATTGGTGGTATCGAGAAATTTCAGTGCTTTATAGAGAAGAGGTCGGTCAAGAAGAGTTTGAAGACTAA